Proteins encoded within one genomic window of Amycolatopsis sp. 2-15:
- a CDS encoding NAD-dependent epimerase/dehydratase family protein: protein MTVLVAGASGLVGAACVTAFAQAGWDVLAVSRRAPETDEPFEHVPLDLTDAAAVAGVAGRFADVTHLVYTAVFEKPGLVRGWRDPDQMRTNERMLQALTGALAAAPLQHVTLLQGTKAYGVHRHSIRIPARERHPRDEHENFYWLQEDHLRALAGERGFGWTILRPQLVVGPTHGVAMNLPPVIGAYAAICRAEGLPFGFPGGAPYVTEAVDVRLVANAALWAATAPAARDQHFNLTNGEVFAWRDLWPALAEELGVEPAPDHPRRLAEFLPEHADTWDRVVARHGLRPTPLAALLGESHHYADFHFAAGAETAPPPAFVSTVKIHQAGFTETCDTEESFRHWLRVLGERRILPVL, encoded by the coding sequence ATGACCGTGCTCGTCGCCGGAGCGAGCGGGCTGGTCGGCGCGGCGTGCGTCACGGCGTTCGCCCAGGCCGGGTGGGATGTCCTGGCTGTGTCGCGCCGCGCGCCGGAGACCGACGAGCCCTTCGAGCACGTGCCCCTCGACCTCACGGACGCGGCCGCCGTGGCCGGCGTGGCCGGGCGGTTCGCGGACGTGACTCACCTCGTCTACACCGCCGTCTTCGAAAAGCCCGGCCTGGTCCGCGGGTGGCGCGACCCGGACCAGATGCGGACCAACGAGCGCATGCTGCAGGCACTCACCGGCGCACTGGCCGCCGCGCCCCTGCAGCACGTGACCCTGCTGCAGGGCACCAAAGCGTACGGCGTGCACCGCCACTCCATCCGGATCCCGGCCCGTGAACGGCACCCGCGCGACGAGCACGAGAACTTCTACTGGCTGCAGGAGGACCACCTCCGCGCGCTGGCCGGCGAGCGCGGCTTCGGCTGGACGATCCTGCGCCCGCAGCTGGTGGTCGGCCCGACCCACGGCGTCGCGATGAACCTGCCGCCGGTGATCGGCGCCTACGCGGCCATCTGCCGGGCCGAAGGGCTGCCCTTCGGCTTCCCGGGCGGCGCGCCGTACGTGACGGAAGCCGTCGACGTCCGCCTCGTCGCGAACGCCGCGCTGTGGGCCGCCACGGCGCCCGCGGCCCGCGACCAGCACTTCAATCTCACCAACGGCGAGGTCTTCGCCTGGCGCGACCTGTGGCCCGCGCTGGCCGAGGAGCTCGGCGTCGAACCGGCACCGGACCACCCTCGGCGCCTCGCCGAGTTTCTGCCCGAGCACGCGGACACCTGGGACCGCGTCGTGGCCCGCCACGGCCTGCGGCCCACCCCGCTCGCCGCCCTGCTCGGCGAATCCCACCACTACGCCGACTTCCACTTCGCCGCCGGCGCGGAAACCGCGCCGCCACCGGCGTTCGTCAGCACCGTCAAGATCCACCAGGCGGGCTTCACCGAAACCTGCGACACCGAGGAGTCCTTCCGCCACTGGCTCCGGGTTCTCGGCGAGCGCCGGATCCTTCCGGTCCTCTGA
- a CDS encoding acyl-CoA thioesterase — MRSPALQYLLQRLDLEPVAPGVFRDPGGADPLHRLFGGEVAAQALVAMGRTVTPDRPVHSLHTRFIRPGRSGVPIELHVTTVKEGRSFDLRGVELRQDGALVLTATASFQVPEPGPRHPGPTPAAIDPETLPRWEERFGDRRDRLSPLWTRSRPIDLRYVDPPPPLDPTLRDRPRRAQTTLVRADGPLPDDLLLHAAAVVYASDMTLLETALLPLGVVYADGEFDCVSLDHTMWFHRPPRADRWLRYEQGAEVMAGARGLASGRMYDENGELVVTVMQEGLLRPTGGTGSWLAGTAADRTMPEPRR, encoded by the coding sequence ATGAGGAGCCCGGCGCTGCAGTACCTCCTGCAGCGGCTCGACCTGGAACCCGTGGCACCGGGCGTGTTCCGCGACCCTGGCGGGGCCGACCCGTTGCACCGGCTCTTCGGCGGTGAAGTCGCCGCGCAGGCACTCGTCGCCATGGGCCGGACCGTCACACCGGACCGCCCGGTGCACAGCCTCCATACGCGCTTCATCCGGCCCGGCCGGAGCGGAGTCCCGATCGAACTGCACGTGACCACGGTCAAGGAGGGCCGCAGCTTCGACCTCCGCGGCGTCGAGCTGCGGCAGGACGGCGCCCTCGTCCTCACCGCGACCGCGTCGTTCCAGGTCCCCGAGCCCGGCCCCCGCCATCCCGGCCCGACCCCCGCGGCGATCGACCCGGAAACCCTGCCCCGCTGGGAAGAGCGCTTCGGTGACCGGCGCGACCGGCTCAGTCCACTGTGGACTCGGTCTCGTCCGATCGACCTGCGCTACGTGGACCCGCCACCACCGCTGGATCCGACCTTGCGCGACCGGCCGCGCCGCGCGCAGACCACCCTCGTCCGCGCTGACGGTCCGCTGCCGGACGATCTGCTGCTGCACGCGGCCGCCGTGGTCTACGCCTCCGACATGACGCTGCTCGAAACCGCGCTCCTGCCGCTCGGCGTGGTCTACGCCGACGGCGAGTTCGACTGCGTGAGTCTCGACCACACGATGTGGTTCCACCGTCCGCCGCGCGCCGATCGCTGGCTGCGCTACGAGCAGGGCGCCGAAGTCATGGCCGGCGCGCGCGGCCTGGCCTCGGGCCGGATGTACGACGAGAACGGAGAACTCGTGGTGACCGTGATGCAGGAAGGGCTACTCCGTCCCACCGGGGGCACCGGCAGCTGGCTCGCCGGCACGGCCGCGGACCGCACGATGCCGGAGCCCCGGCGATGA
- a CDS encoding FAS1-like dehydratase domain-containing protein, translated as MTASWGYSLTDLVRYSGAAQDFNTIHHDAPAARDAGFAGIVAHGMLTLGCVLAHLADDAGPAGLTACRARFRAPVYLDTPITVTAKDRAGGADLIVTCGDTVALTVEADLGSRPPLPALPGEEPVADHCLCVERGALTRLAHAVDAKSPIWYDARAAAEAGFADVPGIPTLAFALPALGWYPDGQSGPGSARPDPVADSARWARSSGPVVHGGQTFAYHRPLVAGETVRSRHWITGRTTKTGRAGELRFTDVTQLITGSGGEPVVSATATLLATGPV; from the coding sequence GTGACCGCATCGTGGGGCTACAGCCTCACCGACCTCGTCCGCTACTCCGGCGCGGCCCAGGACTTCAACACCATCCACCACGACGCGCCCGCGGCCCGCGACGCCGGATTCGCCGGCATCGTGGCCCACGGCATGCTGACACTCGGGTGCGTCCTCGCGCACCTCGCCGACGACGCCGGGCCGGCCGGCCTCACCGCCTGCCGGGCCCGCTTCCGCGCCCCGGTCTACCTCGACACGCCCATCACCGTCACGGCGAAGGACCGCGCCGGCGGTGCCGACCTCATCGTCACCTGCGGCGACACGGTCGCCCTGACCGTCGAAGCGGACCTCGGCTCCCGGCCACCGTTGCCGGCCCTGCCCGGCGAAGAGCCCGTTGCAGACCACTGCCTGTGCGTCGAACGCGGCGCGCTCACCAGGCTCGCCCACGCGGTCGACGCGAAGTCGCCGATCTGGTACGACGCGCGTGCCGCCGCCGAAGCGGGTTTCGCCGATGTCCCGGGCATCCCGACGCTCGCCTTCGCACTGCCCGCCCTCGGCTGGTACCCCGACGGGCAATCCGGCCCGGGCTCCGCACGCCCGGACCCCGTGGCCGATTCGGCGCGCTGGGCCCGCAGCAGCGGACCCGTCGTCCACGGTGGACAGACGTTCGCCTACCACCGCCCGCTCGTCGCCGGCGAAACCGTGCGTTCCCGGCACTGGATCACCGGCCGCACCACCAAAACGGGCCGCGCGGGGGAGCTGCGCTTCACCGACGTCACCCAGCTGATCACCGGCTCCGGCGGCGAGCCCGTCGTCTCGGCTACAGCCACCCTCCTCGCGACGGGGCCGGTATGA
- a CDS encoding MaoC family dehydratase — protein MSELPLGPALISAWADVVDDHNPLHLDPAYAATTRFGVPIVHGSLLFALACDALQAGGSPGAVTLRFRAPVPVGSTVSLTVDGPDLRLRCGDAEPVEAHVEPEATS, from the coding sequence ATGAGCGAGCTCCCGCTCGGCCCCGCGCTGATCTCCGCGTGGGCCGACGTCGTCGACGACCACAACCCGCTGCACCTCGATCCCGCCTACGCCGCGACGACCCGCTTCGGCGTCCCGATCGTGCACGGCTCCCTGCTGTTCGCCCTGGCCTGTGACGCCCTGCAGGCCGGCGGCAGCCCGGGCGCGGTGACCCTGCGCTTCCGGGCACCGGTGCCGGTCGGCTCCACGGTCTCCCTCACCGTCGACGGCCCGGACCTGCGGCTGCGCTGCGGCGACGCGGAACCGGTCGAGGCGCACGTCGAACCGGAGGCCACGTCGTGA
- a CDS encoding enoyl-CoA hydratase, which produces MSKVELENKDGRWSLTLAAPDRRNCLDARMCQDLADALATVAADADARALVVTGAGKAFCAGADLPAVFGETGREVAQIRRDLHTIYNSFLRLRGLAIPTVAAVQGAAVGAGLNLALACDVRIAGPRASFAATFSRIGLHPGGGCTWFLVDVLGSQRALAVLLDGGALSGEAAVRAGLALELADDPVAVAIAYADRWAAADPVLVRDIKKAVGLARTGGFEATLEFESWAQASSATGPAVQAAVAKFR; this is translated from the coding sequence ATGAGCAAGGTCGAACTGGAGAACAAGGACGGCCGGTGGTCGCTGACGCTGGCCGCCCCCGATCGGCGCAACTGCCTCGACGCGCGGATGTGCCAGGACCTCGCGGACGCGCTCGCCACGGTGGCGGCCGACGCGGACGCCCGGGCGCTGGTCGTCACCGGTGCGGGCAAGGCGTTCTGCGCCGGAGCCGACCTGCCGGCAGTGTTCGGTGAGACGGGCCGCGAGGTGGCGCAGATCCGGCGTGATCTGCACACGATCTACAACAGCTTCCTGCGGCTGCGCGGGCTGGCGATCCCGACGGTCGCCGCGGTGCAGGGTGCGGCCGTCGGCGCCGGGCTGAACCTCGCGCTGGCATGCGACGTCCGGATCGCCGGGCCCCGTGCGTCGTTCGCCGCGACGTTCTCGCGGATCGGCCTGCACCCGGGTGGCGGCTGCACGTGGTTCCTGGTCGACGTGCTCGGGTCCCAGCGGGCGTTGGCGGTGCTGCTCGACGGGGGAGCGCTCAGTGGCGAGGCGGCCGTGCGGGCCGGGCTCGCGTTGGAGCTGGCGGACGATCCGGTGGCCGTGGCGATCGCCTACGCGGACCGGTGGGCGGCCGCGGATCCCGTGTTGGTGCGCGACATCAAGAAGGCCGTCGGACTCGCGCGCACGGGTGGTTTCGAGGCCACGCTGGAGTTCGAGTCGTGGGCGCAGGCTTCCTCGGCGACGGGGCCGGCGGTGCAGGCGGCCGTCGCGAAGTTCCGATGA